One region of Streptomyces rishiriensis genomic DNA includes:
- a CDS encoding sugar ABC transporter substrate-binding protein: MKLARTRSAAAAAGTVLVTLALVTACNRESTSSGAAGGADKPAIGIDLPRSDSDFWNSYADYVKKDVKADGVNALPLSNSQNDVTKLVANVQVFQNTGAKAVVMAPQDTGAIASTLDTLASKKIPVVSVDTRPDKGDVYMVVRADNKAYGTKACEFLGKQLGGTGKVAELQGALDSINGRDRSEAFAACMKEKFPKIKVFELPTDWKGDVASAKLQSLLAQHPDLNGVYMQAGGVFLQPTLALLEQKGLLKPAGQKGHISIISNDGIPQEFDAIRKGQIDATVSQPADLYAKYALYYAQAAADGKTFKAGKTDHDSTIIEIPNGLEDQLPAPLVTKENVEDKTLWGNNVG, encoded by the coding sequence ATGAAGCTCGCTCGCACCCGCTCCGCCGCCGCAGCAGCCGGCACCGTCCTCGTGACGCTCGCCCTCGTCACCGCATGCAACCGCGAGAGCACCAGCTCGGGTGCGGCGGGCGGCGCGGACAAGCCGGCCATCGGCATCGACCTGCCGCGCTCCGACTCGGACTTCTGGAACTCCTACGCCGACTACGTGAAGAAGGACGTCAAGGCCGACGGCGTCAACGCCCTGCCGCTGAGCAACTCGCAGAACGACGTCACCAAACTGGTCGCCAACGTGCAGGTGTTCCAGAACACCGGCGCCAAGGCGGTCGTCATGGCGCCCCAGGACACCGGCGCCATCGCCTCCACCCTCGACACGCTCGCCTCGAAGAAGATCCCCGTGGTCAGTGTCGACACCCGCCCCGACAAGGGTGACGTCTACATGGTGGTACGCGCCGACAACAAGGCGTACGGCACCAAGGCCTGCGAGTTCCTCGGCAAGCAGCTCGGCGGTACGGGCAAGGTCGCCGAACTCCAGGGCGCCCTCGACTCCATCAACGGGCGCGACCGATCCGAGGCCTTCGCCGCCTGCATGAAGGAGAAGTTCCCGAAGATCAAGGTCTTCGAGCTGCCCACCGACTGGAAGGGCGACGTCGCCTCGGCCAAGCTGCAGAGCCTGCTCGCCCAGCACCCCGACCTGAACGGCGTCTACATGCAGGCGGGCGGCGTGTTCCTCCAGCCGACCCTGGCCCTGCTGGAGCAGAAGGGCCTGCTCAAGCCGGCCGGCCAGAAGGGGCACATCTCCATCATCTCCAACGACGGCATCCCGCAGGAGTTCGACGCGATCCGCAAGGGCCAGATCGACGCGACCGTCTCGCAGCCCGCCGACCTCTACGCCAAGTACGCGCTCTACTACGCCCAGGCGGCGGCCGACGGCAAGACCTTCAAGGCGGGGAAGACCGACCACGACTCGACGATCATCGAGATCCCCAACGGTCTCGAGGACCAGCTGCCCGCCCCGCTGGTGACCAAGGAGAACGTCGAGGACAAGACGCTGTGGGGCAACAACGTCGGCTAG
- a CDS encoding DUF6003 family protein — translation MTDEAYLFLLDDAVALGVSPAAVGDLACMETTAVRAWLDAQGSTATSPRLRLVPPEERTAVPEGAERLPVPLNQEELNRVRHHMAPAVHARVEEELLAYRDCADGRDDLIGRALAVGVPPHRIVELTGVDPATVTAAAGGR, via the coding sequence ATGACCGACGAGGCCTACCTGTTTCTGCTGGACGACGCCGTGGCGCTCGGAGTCTCTCCGGCCGCCGTCGGCGACCTCGCCTGCATGGAGACCACGGCGGTACGCGCGTGGCTGGACGCTCAGGGGAGCACGGCCACCTCTCCCCGCCTGCGACTCGTGCCGCCGGAGGAGAGGACGGCCGTTCCCGAGGGAGCGGAACGGCTGCCGGTCCCGCTGAACCAGGAGGAACTGAACCGTGTGCGCCACCACATGGCGCCCGCGGTGCACGCCCGGGTAGAGGAGGAACTCCTCGCCTACCGCGACTGCGCCGACGGTCGCGACGATCTGATCGGGCGGGCCCTGGCCGTCGGCGTGCCGCCCCACCGCATCGTGGAGCTGACCGGCGTGGACCCCGCGACGGTGACCGCTGCGGCAGGCGGCCGGTGA
- a CDS encoding hypervirulence associated TUDOR domain-containing protein — protein sequence MAKQDDPGKGDKVSWKSHGKNVTGKVKKKITERTEAAGRTVDASSEEPQYEVESDKTGRSAVHKPGALRKKGGRS from the coding sequence ATGGCGAAGCAGGACGACCCGGGCAAGGGCGACAAGGTCTCGTGGAAGAGCCACGGCAAGAACGTGACCGGGAAGGTGAAGAAGAAGATCACCGAGCGTACGGAGGCGGCAGGGCGCACGGTCGACGCCTCGAGTGAGGAACCGCAGTACGAGGTGGAGAGCGACAAGACCGGGCGCTCCGCGGTGCACAAGCCCGGCGCCCTGCGCAAGAAGGGCGGCCGCTCCTGA
- a CDS encoding L-fuconate dehydratase, whose product MSATPARITSVDTYDIRFPTSRELDGSDAMNPDPDYSAAYVVLRTDAADGWEGHGFTFTIGRGNDVQVAAIGALRPHLLGRSVEDLCADPGSLNRDLIGDSQLRWLGPEKGVMHMAIGAVVNAVWDLTAKRAGQPLWRLLAHADPEWLVSQVDFRYIADALTPQDALTLLRDGREGLDGREAALLDRGYPGYTTSPGWLGYSDEKLTRLAKEAVADGFTQIKLKVGADLADDIRRLRTARAAVGDGIRIAIDANQRWNVDEGIEWVRALGEFDPYWIEEPTSPDDILGHAAVRAGVAPVKVATGEHVQNRIVFKQLLQAGALDVVQIDAARVGGVNENLAILLLAAKFGVPVCPHAGGVGLCELVQHLSMFDYLALSGTTENRVIEYVDHLHEHFVAPVVIHEGHYTAPLSPGFSAAMHPGSLAEYRYPDGTFWAADLAEGDKAS is encoded by the coding sequence TTGTCTGCAACCCCCGCCCGGATCACCTCGGTCGACACCTACGACATCCGCTTCCCGACCTCCCGGGAACTGGACGGCTCCGACGCGATGAACCCGGACCCCGACTACTCCGCCGCCTATGTGGTGCTGCGCACCGACGCCGCCGACGGGTGGGAGGGCCACGGCTTCACGTTCACGATCGGGCGCGGCAACGACGTCCAGGTCGCGGCGATCGGCGCCCTGCGCCCTCACCTCCTGGGCCGCTCCGTCGAGGACTTGTGCGCCGATCCGGGCTCGCTCAACCGCGACCTGATCGGCGACAGCCAGCTGCGCTGGCTCGGCCCCGAGAAAGGCGTCATGCATATGGCGATCGGGGCGGTGGTGAACGCCGTGTGGGACCTCACCGCCAAGCGGGCCGGGCAGCCCTTGTGGCGCCTGCTCGCCCACGCCGACCCCGAGTGGCTGGTCTCCCAGGTCGACTTCCGCTACATCGCCGACGCCCTCACCCCGCAGGACGCGCTGACCCTGCTGCGGGACGGGCGCGAAGGGCTCGACGGACGCGAGGCGGCGCTGCTGGATCGCGGCTATCCCGGCTACACCACCTCACCGGGCTGGCTCGGCTACTCCGACGAGAAGCTCACCCGGCTCGCCAAGGAAGCGGTCGCCGACGGCTTCACGCAGATCAAGCTGAAGGTCGGCGCCGACCTGGCGGACGACATCCGGCGGCTGCGCACCGCCCGCGCCGCCGTCGGTGACGGCATCCGTATCGCCATCGACGCCAACCAGCGCTGGAACGTCGACGAGGGCATCGAGTGGGTCCGGGCCCTCGGCGAGTTCGACCCGTACTGGATCGAGGAGCCCACCAGTCCGGACGACATCCTCGGCCACGCGGCCGTCCGCGCGGGGGTCGCGCCCGTGAAGGTCGCCACCGGCGAGCATGTCCAGAACCGCATCGTCTTCAAGCAACTGCTCCAGGCCGGCGCCCTCGACGTCGTCCAGATCGACGCCGCCCGCGTCGGCGGCGTCAACGAGAACCTCGCGATCCTGCTGCTGGCCGCGAAGTTCGGGGTGCCGGTGTGCCCGCACGCGGGCGGGGTGGGCCTGTGCGAGCTGGTGCAGCACCTGTCGATGTTCGACTACCTCGCCCTGTCCGGCACCACCGAGAACCGGGTCATCGAGTACGTCGACCACCTGCACGAACACTTCGTCGCCCCGGTGGTCATCCACGAAGGCCACTACACCGCGCCGCTCTCTCCGGGCTTCTCCGCCGCCATGCACCCCGGGTCCCTCGCCGAATACCGCTATCCCGACGGCACCTTCTGGGCCGCCGACCTCGCCGAAGGGGACAAGGCCTCATGA
- a CDS encoding TetR/AcrR family transcriptional regulator: protein MSDIPAAASASPPGDGSAKRPATSPGRPRGQARTRLLAAAARRFYADGVSATGIDTITAEAGVAKMSLYNNFASKADLVMAYLDARHEEWLGLYRRRLEDVRDGRGGVLAVFDAYADHAAFAYQDGFRGCGLLNAAAELPVGHEGRDVVRRHKEEVEALLHGHLRDSLPDRPEEAGAMAEQLSFLLEGAMARAGLEGAGTRLEHARTMAADLLDRL from the coding sequence ATGAGTGACATCCCCGCCGCCGCGTCTGCGTCGCCACCGGGCGACGGATCCGCGAAACGGCCCGCGACAAGCCCCGGAAGGCCTCGCGGCCAGGCGCGCACGCGGCTGCTCGCCGCCGCCGCGCGACGCTTCTACGCGGACGGCGTGTCGGCGACGGGGATCGACACGATCACCGCCGAGGCGGGCGTGGCGAAGATGAGTCTGTACAACAACTTCGCCTCGAAGGCCGACCTGGTGATGGCCTACCTCGATGCGCGGCACGAGGAGTGGCTGGGCCTGTACCGGCGGCGGCTCGAGGACGTCCGGGACGGGCGCGGCGGGGTTCTGGCCGTCTTCGACGCGTACGCCGACCACGCAGCCTTCGCCTACCAGGACGGCTTCCGGGGGTGCGGGCTGCTGAACGCGGCTGCCGAACTGCCCGTGGGGCACGAGGGGCGGGACGTGGTGCGCCGGCACAAGGAAGAGGTCGAGGCCCTGCTCCACGGGCATCTCCGGGATTCCCTGCCCGACCGGCCCGAGGAGGCCGGCGCGATGGCGGAGCAACTGTCGTTCCTGCTGGAAGGTGCGATGGCACGGGCCGGCCTGGAGGGCGCGGGTACGCGGCTGGAACACGCGCGGACCATGGCGGCCGACCTCCTGGACCGGCTGTGA
- a CDS encoding SDR family NAD(P)-dependent oxidoreductase, producing the protein MTALSGLTALVTGGASGIGLATAGLLAEQGAEVAVLDREPAGVERPLLALKADVTDDASVRAAVEEAAARFGGLDILVNNAGIGAAGTVEDNSDEQWHHVLDVNVIGMVRTTRAALPHLRRSSHAAVVNTCSIAATAGLPQRALYSAAKGAVLSLTLAMAADHVREGIRFNCVNPGTADTPWVARLLDAADDPEAERAALHARQPMGRLVTADEVAAAIVYLASPAAASVTGTALAVDGGMQGLRLRPAAG; encoded by the coding sequence ATGACCGCCCTCTCGGGCCTCACGGCCCTCGTCACCGGCGGCGCCTCCGGCATCGGACTGGCCACCGCCGGGCTGCTGGCCGAGCAGGGCGCCGAGGTCGCCGTACTGGACCGGGAGCCGGCCGGGGTGGAGCGGCCGTTGCTCGCGCTGAAGGCCGACGTCACGGACGACGCCTCGGTACGGGCCGCGGTCGAGGAAGCCGCGGCGCGGTTCGGCGGCCTCGACATCCTCGTCAACAACGCGGGTATCGGCGCCGCGGGGACCGTCGAGGACAATTCCGACGAGCAGTGGCACCACGTCCTCGACGTCAATGTGATCGGCATGGTGCGGACGACCCGTGCGGCCCTGCCCCATCTGCGGCGCTCGTCCCACGCCGCCGTGGTCAACACCTGCTCCATCGCCGCCACGGCGGGTCTGCCGCAGCGCGCCCTGTACTCCGCCGCCAAGGGCGCCGTGCTGTCGCTGACCCTGGCGATGGCCGCCGACCACGTCCGCGAGGGCATCCGCTTCAACTGCGTCAACCCCGGCACCGCCGACACCCCCTGGGTGGCCCGCCTGCTGGACGCCGCCGACGATCCCGAGGCCGAACGAGCGGCTCTCCACGCCCGGCAGCCGATGGGCCGTCTGGTCACCGCGGACGAGGTCGCCGCCGCGATCGTCTACCTCGCGAGTCCCGCCGCCGCCAGCGTGACCGGCACCGCACTGGCCGTCGACGGCGGCATGCAGGGACTCCGGCTCCGCCCGGCCGCCGGGTGA
- a CDS encoding PRC-barrel domain-containing protein: protein MFEASDIREWRGHDVVDPQGHKIGVLESVYVDTGTDMPCFATVTVGLPTRRRLVFVPLLGATVGPGYLKVAHDKNAVKKAPSIDPDGELHAPEEPKVFAHYELDYVPGIGGERRLARR, encoded by the coding sequence ATGTTCGAGGCAAGCGACATCCGTGAGTGGCGAGGACACGACGTGGTGGACCCGCAAGGGCACAAGATCGGCGTCCTGGAGTCGGTCTACGTGGACACCGGGACCGACATGCCGTGCTTCGCCACGGTCACCGTCGGTCTTCCCACCCGCCGCCGTCTGGTGTTCGTGCCGCTCCTGGGGGCGACGGTCGGTCCGGGTTATCTGAAGGTCGCCCACGACAAGAACGCCGTGAAGAAGGCCCCGTCGATCGACCCCGACGGTGAACTGCACGCCCCGGAGGAACCGAAGGTCTTCGCACACTACGAACTGGACTACGTGCCGGGCATCGGGGGCGAGCGCCGCCTCGCCCGTCGCTGA
- a CDS encoding DMT family transporter yields MTRPAGPAVGPVGVGSLCVLTASVLWGTTGTAATFAPAVGPLAIGAAAMGLGGLLQALVAAPRIARETSALRAQRGVVLLGALAVGVYPLAFYTSMHLAGVAAGTVVSIGSAPLASAVIERVVDKRRLTRRWTTGAALGLSGTVLLCSAEAARSHSGAGARSVRATLLGVGLGLVAGLTYALYTWAAHRLISRGVTSGAAMGAVFGLGGLLLLPVLLATGAPLLGSWSNAAVGTYMALVPMFTGYVLFGWGLAHVPASTATTLSLLEPAVAAVLAVLVVGERLPPLGWTGIALVGGCLAVLTTPARTAPPAPATPPARTAPGRRALTGGPAGGGSRVAGEDGAPARQRAVR; encoded by the coding sequence GTGACCCGGCCGGCCGGACCCGCGGTCGGCCCGGTGGGCGTGGGCTCGCTGTGCGTGCTGACGGCGTCGGTGCTGTGGGGCACCACGGGCACCGCGGCGACCTTCGCCCCCGCTGTGGGGCCCCTTGCGATCGGGGCCGCCGCCATGGGCCTGGGCGGGCTCCTCCAAGCCCTCGTGGCCGCCCCTCGTATCGCGCGGGAGACGTCCGCGCTGCGCGCGCAGCGCGGGGTGGTCCTGCTCGGCGCGCTGGCGGTGGGGGTCTACCCGCTGGCGTTCTACACCTCGATGCACCTGGCCGGAGTCGCCGCCGGCACCGTCGTGTCGATCGGCTCGGCCCCCCTCGCGTCGGCGGTGATCGAACGGGTGGTGGACAAACGCCGTCTCACCCGCCGCTGGACGACCGGCGCCGCTCTGGGCCTGTCCGGAACCGTGCTGCTGTGTTCGGCGGAGGCCGCCCGGTCGCATTCCGGTGCCGGAGCCCGGTCGGTGCGGGCGACCCTGCTCGGCGTAGGGCTGGGCCTGGTGGCAGGTCTCACCTACGCCCTGTACACCTGGGCGGCCCATCGCCTGATCAGCCGCGGGGTCACCTCCGGCGCGGCCATGGGTGCCGTCTTCGGGCTGGGCGGCCTGCTGCTTCTGCCCGTGCTGCTGGCCACCGGGGCCCCGCTGCTCGGCTCCTGGTCCAACGCGGCTGTCGGCACCTATATGGCCCTCGTCCCCATGTTCACCGGCTACGTCCTGTTCGGCTGGGGCCTCGCACACGTCCCGGCGAGCACCGCGACCACGCTGTCGCTGCTGGAACCCGCCGTCGCGGCCGTGCTCGCCGTACTGGTCGTCGGAGAACGCCTCCCTCCGCTCGGCTGGACCGGCATCGCCCTGGTCGGCGGCTGTCTCGCCGTTCTCACCACGCCGGCCCGTACCGCTCCGCCGGCCCCTGCCACCCCGCCGGCCCGTACCGCACCAGGAAGGCGGGCCCTTACCGGTGGTCCAGCCGGAGGTGGGAGCCGGGTCGCGGGAGAGGACGGCGCGCCGGCGCGTCAGCGGGCGGTGCGGTGA
- a CDS encoding beta-glucanase: MSAVVFTADFASDRQWVAGRSWAYPDGGPTNPGDNKLDHLTADPSYSRTGTFRATRRADGLWDTGLLTTEESAEGFMVRTGDRLDTRVRLPTGAGSWPAIWTWRDGGNEVDVFEYHPDNPDLLELSNHVREGHSYVRDEAVRPGGVVDLSVTFGRRSVVWSLNGERVFADGRGVGSSWHAYLIVNLSVCAGRYHPPPDETSTELSYAVESLVVHRAVDRGSGP; this comes from the coding sequence GTGAGCGCAGTCGTCTTCACAGCTGATTTCGCCTCCGACCGTCAGTGGGTCGCGGGCCGTTCCTGGGCCTACCCCGACGGCGGTCCCACCAACCCGGGCGACAACAAACTGGACCACCTCACGGCCGACCCCTCGTACTCCCGCACCGGTACCTTCCGCGCGACGCGCAGAGCCGACGGACTGTGGGACACGGGCCTGTTGACCACCGAGGAGAGCGCCGAGGGCTTCATGGTCCGCACCGGAGACCGTCTCGACACCAGGGTGCGCCTGCCCACCGGGGCGGGTTCCTGGCCGGCGATCTGGACCTGGCGGGACGGGGGCAACGAGGTGGACGTGTTCGAGTACCACCCGGACAATCCCGATCTTCTGGAGTTGAGCAACCACGTGCGGGAGGGGCACAGTTACGTGCGCGACGAAGCCGTCCGTCCCGGTGGCGTCGTCGATCTGAGCGTGACCTTCGGCAGGCGCAGCGTGGTCTGGTCGCTGAACGGGGAGCGGGTCTTCGCCGACGGACGGGGTGTCGGGTCCTCATGGCACGCCTACCTCATCGTCAACCTCTCGGTATGCGCGGGCCGTTACCACCCGCCTCCCGACGAGACCAGCACCGAGTTGTCGTACGCGGTCGAGAGCCTGGTGGTGCACCGTGCCGTCGATCGCGGCTCCGGCCCATGA
- a CDS encoding DUF3140 domain-containing protein yields the protein MAGKPETTGRDETVDAFHEAVNMTAGRLEKWLDTDESKSVGQSEGGESVGHASGRRIIRLLHTKKTDLTDEDLAHMRKVTGYVHRHLAQRPDGDITDTPWRYSLMNWGHDPE from the coding sequence ATGGCGGGGAAGCCGGAGACCACCGGCCGTGACGAGACCGTCGACGCGTTCCACGAGGCGGTCAACATGACCGCCGGCCGGCTCGAGAAGTGGCTGGACACCGACGAGTCGAAGAGCGTCGGGCAGAGCGAGGGCGGCGAGAGCGTCGGCCACGCCTCCGGGCGGCGCATCATCAGGCTTCTGCACACGAAAAAGACGGATCTCACCGACGAGGACCTCGCCCACATGCGCAAGGTCACCGGCTACGTGCACCGCCACCTCGCCCAGCGCCCCGACGGCGACATCACCGACACCCCGTGGCGCTACTCCCTCATGAACTGGGGCCACGACCCCGAGTGA
- a CDS encoding YihY/virulence factor BrkB family protein yields MGTTVHVPQTRDMIGEELSGDEAFTALRHYGGLRLLTDAFTRFRYADGFTNARALAFQVVLGLVPCTVALVGLATSVHTEGVGRIIELTLGRIVPGASAGIVEDAFDGTRRTADGDVWSTLALWLGLAFALLNLASAMAQIERGANRIYGIERDRSFPRKYGRALILALSAGLPLGLGFVVLVAGEAVGDAIAETAGWQGGGPHWWGLLDIPVGLALAWVASAVIFRWSPRRRQPGYTWLAFGSGVHLLLWIAATWTLALYVEKSGAFGALYGPLTAFIALLLWANLTAVALFLGIAFAAQLEAARAGIETPVRPDPGPGA; encoded by the coding sequence ATGGGAACCACCGTCCACGTCCCGCAGACCCGGGACATGATCGGGGAAGAGCTCTCCGGAGACGAGGCGTTCACCGCGCTGCGCCACTACGGAGGGCTGCGGCTGCTGACCGACGCCTTCACCCGGTTCCGTTACGCGGACGGCTTCACCAACGCACGCGCGCTCGCCTTCCAGGTGGTGCTGGGCCTGGTGCCGTGCACCGTGGCGCTGGTCGGGCTGGCCACCTCGGTGCACACCGAGGGCGTGGGCCGGATCATCGAGCTGACTCTCGGGCGGATCGTGCCGGGCGCCAGCGCCGGCATCGTCGAGGACGCCTTCGACGGGACGCGGCGCACCGCCGACGGCGACGTGTGGAGCACACTCGCCCTCTGGCTGGGGCTGGCCTTCGCGCTGCTGAACCTCGCCTCCGCCATGGCGCAGATCGAGCGGGGCGCCAACCGCATCTACGGCATCGAGCGCGACCGCTCCTTCCCCCGCAAGTACGGCAGGGCGCTGATCCTGGCGCTGTCGGCCGGTCTGCCCCTGGGGCTGGGCTTCGTCGTGCTCGTGGCAGGCGAGGCTGTCGGCGACGCGATCGCGGAGACCGCGGGGTGGCAGGGCGGTGGGCCGCATTGGTGGGGCCTGCTCGACATCCCCGTGGGACTCGCGCTGGCCTGGGTGGCCTCCGCCGTGATCTTCCGGTGGTCGCCCCGCCGCAGGCAGCCGGGCTACACCTGGCTGGCCTTCGGATCCGGCGTGCACCTTCTGCTGTGGATCGCGGCCACCTGGACGCTCGCCCTCTACGTCGAGAAGAGCGGTGCCTTCGGCGCCCTGTACGGGCCGCTCACCGCGTTCATCGCCCTGCTGCTGTGGGCCAACCTCACGGCCGTCGCGCTGTTCCTCGGCATCGCGTTCGCCGCCCAGCTCGAGGCGGCCCGCGCCGGCATCGAAACGCCCGTGCGGCCGGACCCCGGCCCGGGTGCGTGA
- a CDS encoding long-chain-fatty-acid--CoA ligase, whose amino-acid sequence MANLAQFLVETAQRQPERPALRLGEQVTSYAELDERSARAAALLRAEGVRPGDRVALMLPNVPEFVVLYYGVLRAGGIVVPMNPLLKTRETAYHLDDSGAVLLFEWHLAPGEGAQGAAVAGVRHLAVEPAAFGALLAGHEPLPGTAEAGVDDPAVLLYTSGTTGRPKGATLTHGGLRHNTEVNTVHVQRMTPQDVVVGCLPLFHIFGQICTMSVAVRAGASLTLIPRFEPQSVLDAIARDRATVFEGVPTMYAALLQHPSQADVSTLRMCISGGASLPVEVLHGFERRFGCAVLEGFGMSETSPVVTFNHPDRPRKAGSVGTPIRDVRVRLLDDKGQDVAPGEVGELVVRGPNVMKGYWNRPEETAAAVPDGWLRSGDLARQDEDGYLYIVDRKKDMIIRGGYNVYPREMEEVLHEHPAVALAAVVGVPDAHLGEEIAAAVVLRPGAHATPDELREFVKSRVAAYKYPREVWLVDTLPTGPSGKILKRQITAPAGPARG is encoded by the coding sequence ATGGCCAATTTGGCGCAGTTCCTGGTGGAGACGGCACAACGGCAGCCGGAGCGCCCCGCGCTGCGCCTGGGTGAGCAGGTCACCAGCTACGCGGAGCTGGACGAACGCAGTGCCCGCGCCGCCGCGCTGCTGCGCGCCGAGGGCGTACGGCCGGGGGACCGTGTCGCCCTGATGCTGCCGAACGTTCCCGAGTTCGTCGTCCTGTACTACGGCGTGCTCCGCGCCGGGGGCATCGTCGTACCGATGAACCCGCTGCTGAAGACGAGGGAGACCGCGTACCACCTCGACGACTCCGGGGCGGTGCTGCTGTTCGAATGGCACCTGGCGCCGGGAGAGGGCGCCCAGGGCGCGGCCGTCGCCGGAGTGCGGCACCTGGCCGTCGAACCCGCCGCCTTCGGCGCTCTGCTGGCCGGGCACGAGCCGCTGCCCGGCACGGCCGAGGCCGGCGTCGACGACCCGGCCGTGCTCCTGTACACCTCCGGCACCACGGGCCGCCCCAAGGGCGCCACGCTCACGCACGGCGGGCTGCGGCACAACACCGAGGTCAACACGGTCCATGTGCAGCGCATGACGCCGCAGGACGTGGTGGTGGGCTGTCTGCCGCTGTTCCACATCTTCGGCCAGATCTGCACGATGAGCGTGGCCGTCCGCGCCGGCGCCTCCCTGACCCTGATCCCCCGCTTCGAACCGCAGAGCGTGCTGGACGCCATCGCCCGCGACCGGGCCACGGTCTTCGAGGGCGTCCCCACGATGTACGCGGCACTGCTCCAGCACCCGTCGCAGGCGGACGTGTCGACGCTGCGGATGTGCATCTCCGGCGGGGCCTCGCTCCCGGTGGAGGTCCTGCACGGCTTCGAGCGGCGCTTCGGCTGCGCCGTGCTGGAGGGCTTCGGCATGTCCGAGACCAGCCCGGTGGTCACCTTCAACCACCCCGACCGGCCGCGCAAGGCCGGCTCCGTCGGCACCCCGATCCGCGACGTGCGGGTGCGGCTGCTCGACGACAAGGGCCAGGACGTCGCCCCGGGCGAGGTGGGCGAACTGGTCGTGCGCGGCCCGAACGTGATGAAGGGCTACTGGAACCGACCCGAGGAGACGGCGGCCGCCGTTCCGGACGGCTGGCTGCGCTCCGGCGACCTCGCTCGGCAGGACGAGGACGGCTACCTGTACATCGTGGACCGCAAGAAGGACATGATCATCCGCGGCGGCTACAACGTCTACCCGCGCGAGATGGAAGAGGTCCTGCACGAGCACCCGGCCGTCGCCCTGGCCGCCGTGGTGGGCGTGCCGGACGCCCACCTGGGCGAGGAGATCGCGGCCGCCGTCGTCCTGCGCCCGGGCGCCCATGCCACCCCCGACGAGCTGAGGGAGTTCGTCAAGAGCCGGGTGGCGGCGTACAAGTACCCGCGCGAGGTGTGGCTCGTGGACACCCTGCCGACCGGCCCCAGCGGGAAGATCCTCAAGCGGCAGATCACCGCTCCTGCCGGACCGGCGCGAGGCTGA
- a CDS encoding SRPBCC family protein, translating into MAGQFEATVEVDRAVDEVFAYLADGRNDPQFSPRVLKIERVPDAPTSVGTVFRSTVKDAGMKSAREFRITALEAPATMRWAEVSKNTVTAREGGYDLEPLPGGGTRVRIFNVLEGHGLGKLLVGLALAAARKDAAGFGARIKAAAEAAIPPR; encoded by the coding sequence ATGGCAGGACAGTTCGAAGCGACGGTGGAGGTCGATCGGGCTGTCGATGAGGTGTTCGCCTACCTAGCCGACGGACGCAACGATCCGCAGTTCAGCCCCCGTGTCCTCAAGATCGAACGGGTTCCCGATGCCCCGACCTCGGTGGGCACCGTCTTCCGGAGCACGGTCAAGGACGCCGGGATGAAGTCCGCCAGGGAGTTCCGCATCACCGCTCTCGAAGCCCCGGCCACCATGCGCTGGGCCGAGGTCTCGAAGAACACCGTGACGGCACGTGAAGGCGGTTACGACCTGGAGCCGTTGCCCGGCGGCGGAACCCGGGTCCGTATCTTCAACGTCCTCGAAGGCCACGGGCTGGGCAAGCTCCTCGTCGGCCTGGCGCTCGCCGCCGCCCGAAAGGACGCCGCGGGCTTCGGCGCCCGCATCAAGGCGGCGGCCGAGGCGGCGATCCCGCCGCGTTGA